The proteins below are encoded in one region of Streptomyces cyanogenus:
- a CDS encoding ABC transporter ATP-binding protein: protein MRIEIEDLHVAYAGRTVVAGAHLVAAEGEITGLVGPNGSGKSTLLRTVYRHLKPTAGRVLLAGTDLREMTPLQSARHVAALPQERGSDFELTVREVVAMGRTPYKRAFAGEDDADRDIVAQALTAVGMAERAGRRFTALSGGERQRVLLARAFAQNPDILVLDEPTNHLDIRHQVDLLALLRAQRRTTLVSLHDLNAAASVCDRLHVLHDGAVVASGPPREVLTPALMAEVFGVRAAVVDHPLTGDPLIAFDHRTPADEAPPAVPLETPTRG, encoded by the coding sequence TTGAGGATCGAGATCGAGGACCTGCACGTCGCCTACGCCGGCCGGACGGTGGTCGCGGGCGCCCATCTCGTCGCCGCCGAGGGCGAGATCACCGGCCTGGTCGGCCCGAACGGCAGCGGCAAGTCCACGCTCCTGCGCACCGTCTACCGGCACCTGAAGCCCACCGCCGGGCGAGTACTTCTGGCCGGTACCGACCTGCGGGAGATGACCCCGCTCCAGTCGGCGCGGCACGTGGCGGCCCTGCCGCAGGAGCGCGGGAGCGACTTCGAGCTGACCGTGCGCGAGGTCGTCGCGATGGGCCGTACGCCCTACAAGCGGGCCTTCGCCGGCGAGGACGACGCCGACCGGGACATCGTCGCGCAGGCGCTCACCGCCGTCGGCATGGCGGAACGAGCCGGACGCCGCTTCACGGCCCTGTCCGGCGGTGAGCGCCAACGCGTCCTGCTGGCAAGGGCGTTCGCACAGAACCCGGACATCCTGGTGCTGGACGAACCGACCAACCACCTCGACATCCGCCACCAGGTCGACCTGCTCGCCCTCCTGCGCGCACAGCGCCGTACGACCCTGGTGTCGCTGCATGACCTGAATGCCGCGGCCTCCGTCTGTGACCGCCTCCACGTCCTGCACGACGGAGCGGTCGTCGCCTCCGGCCCGCCGCGGGAAGTCCTCACGCCCGCGCTGATGGCGGAGGTGTTCGGAGTGCGAGCGGCGGTCGTCGACCATCCCCTGACCGGTGACCCACTCATCGCCTTCGACCACCGGACACCGGCGGACGAGGCACCGCCAGCCGTGCCGCTGGAGACGCCCACCCGGGGATGA
- a CDS encoding FecCD family ABC transporter permease, with protein sequence MAFTLVRRKAAAAQERGSLPAGPLAAVLAVALLAALTAAVAWGSTSIPPGEVWSVVWRRLSGEAPRPGTDDLIVWQLRVPRALLAALVGAGLGVVGTAVQALVRNPLADPYLLGISNGASLGAVAAIVLGLGAGGALGLGLSGAAFAGALATFALVWAVARRGGGFAPLRLVLAGVAIGQFLSGFTSYLVLQAGDEQQTHSVLFWLMGSLSGATWELLALPAVAVPAALLWLQARARGLNALLMGDETAAGLGIDVTRLRRELFTVTSVLTGVLVAASGAIAFVALMVPHVCRLVVGGDHRRLLPVSALFGALLVVVVDIVCRTAMDTQELPVGVVTSLLGAPALLYLLDRRLGSGS encoded by the coding sequence GTGGCCTTCACACTGGTGCGCCGGAAGGCCGCGGCTGCGCAGGAGCGCGGCAGCCTGCCCGCCGGTCCGCTCGCGGCCGTTCTGGCCGTGGCGCTGCTGGCCGCGCTGACGGCCGCCGTGGCCTGGGGCTCGACGTCGATCCCGCCCGGCGAGGTGTGGAGCGTGGTGTGGCGGCGGCTGTCCGGCGAGGCTCCGCGCCCCGGCACGGACGACCTCATCGTCTGGCAACTGCGGGTGCCGCGCGCCCTGCTCGCCGCGCTCGTCGGCGCGGGACTCGGTGTCGTCGGCACGGCCGTCCAGGCGCTGGTGCGCAACCCGCTGGCCGACCCCTACCTGCTGGGCATCTCCAACGGTGCCTCCCTCGGCGCGGTCGCCGCGATCGTCCTCGGCCTCGGCGCGGGCGGGGCACTGGGACTGGGCCTGTCCGGAGCGGCCTTTGCCGGCGCGCTGGCGACGTTCGCGCTGGTGTGGGCGGTGGCCCGGCGCGGTGGCGGGTTCGCGCCGCTGCGGCTCGTGCTTGCCGGGGTCGCGATCGGCCAGTTCCTCTCGGGGTTCACCAGCTACCTCGTGCTGCAGGCCGGGGACGAGCAGCAGACCCACAGCGTCCTGTTCTGGCTCATGGGCAGCCTCAGCGGAGCGACGTGGGAACTGCTCGCGTTGCCCGCCGTCGCCGTACCCGCCGCACTGCTGTGGCTCCAGGCGCGCGCCCGGGGCCTGAACGCCCTGCTGATGGGCGACGAGACGGCGGCCGGACTGGGCATCGACGTCACCCGGCTGCGCCGCGAGCTGTTCACCGTCACCAGTGTGCTGACCGGTGTCCTGGTGGCGGCCTCCGGCGCGATCGCCTTCGTCGCATTGATGGTGCCGCATGTTTGCCGCTTGGTCGTGGGAGGCGACCACCGACGCCTGCTGCCGGTCTCCGCGTTGTTCGGCGCTCTGCTGGTGGTGGTGGTCGACATCGTGTGCCGTACGGCGATGGACACGCAGGAGCTGCCGGTCGGCGTGGTCACCTCTCTGCTGGGGGCTCCGGCCCTGTTGTATCTGCTGGACCGGCGGCTGGGGAGCGGCAGTTGA
- a CDS encoding ABC transporter substrate-binding protein has translation MRSRMWGGTAAVVLGGLLVAGCGGGMKDTADGNEGQAGKAASGGYPVSVTDCTGARTTFSSAPKRIVTSNASSLELLLRLGAGDQVIGTGFPPGRGTLPGTLDAQAQKVKVLSQTVIPKEKLLGSGADLYIDTFASMGSMGGGMGDTPTPEEFEAAGIKHIYLKSTACAAQSKSPVTDLSAVEADITSLGAVTGTSARAKQLVAGMKEQVGAVQKAVGGTSQSARPTYFFFDYDAGTKQPSVTCNRQIANAVITLAGARNAFADCDGDYKQVGWEDVIARNPDWIQLGVRNRGGEAANKKAFDEAEQWLRSNPATKGLKAVKEGHFLRIGSEQTTIAGVENADTVEAIAKTLYPGKVA, from the coding sequence ATGCGTTCTCGTATGTGGGGCGGTACCGCGGCCGTCGTACTGGGCGGCTTGCTGGTGGCGGGCTGCGGCGGCGGGATGAAGGACACGGCGGACGGGAACGAGGGGCAGGCCGGGAAGGCGGCTTCCGGTGGCTACCCGGTGTCCGTCACCGACTGCACGGGCGCCAGGACCACCTTCTCCAGCGCCCCGAAGAGAATCGTCACCAGCAACGCCTCCAGCCTGGAGCTGTTGCTGCGCCTCGGTGCCGGCGACCAGGTGATCGGCACCGGTTTCCCGCCCGGCAGGGGCACACTCCCCGGCACCCTCGACGCGCAGGCGCAGAAGGTCAAGGTGCTCAGCCAGACCGTGATCCCCAAGGAGAAGCTGCTCGGCTCCGGCGCCGACCTCTACATCGACACGTTCGCCTCCATGGGGAGCATGGGCGGCGGAATGGGCGACACGCCGACGCCGGAGGAGTTCGAAGCAGCCGGGATCAAACACATCTACCTCAAGTCCACCGCCTGTGCCGCCCAGAGCAAGAGCCCGGTGACCGACCTGTCGGCGGTGGAGGCCGACATCACCTCCCTCGGCGCGGTCACCGGCACGAGCGCGCGGGCGAAACAGCTGGTCGCCGGAATGAAGGAGCAGGTGGGCGCCGTCCAGAAGGCGGTCGGCGGCACGTCGCAGAGCGCGCGGCCGACGTACTTCTTCTTCGACTACGACGCCGGTACCAAGCAGCCCTCCGTCACCTGCAACCGCCAGATCGCCAACGCCGTGATCACCCTGGCCGGCGCCCGCAACGCCTTCGCCGACTGCGACGGCGACTACAAGCAGGTCGGCTGGGAGGACGTCATCGCCAGGAACCCGGACTGGATCCAGCTCGGGGTGCGCAACCGGGGTGGTGAGGCGGCGAACAAGAAGGCGTTCGACGAGGCCGAGCAGTGGCTGAGGTCCAACCCGGCCACCAAGGGCCTGAAGGCGGTCAAGGAGGGCCACTTCCTGCGCATCGGCTCCGAGCAGACCACCATCGCGGGAGTCGAGAACGCCGACACAGTCGAGGCCATCGCCAAGACCCTCTACCCGGGCAAGGTCGCCTGA
- a CDS encoding sigma-70 family RNA polymerase sigma factor translates to MITSALPTSRAKSYEPAAPDDSITAWALAARGGDAHAVEQFVGALHRDVRRYVAHLCGDPQAADDLAQDTFVRALSSLHRFEGRSSARAWLLSIARRAVIDSYRYAAARPRLTDVPDWQLAIELTQPCDLPGFDDGIALLDLLASLPEDRREAFTLTQLLGLPYAEAAEVSNCPIGTVRSRVARARATLMDLLDDGGTSHAVKAVGEDQPAALAA, encoded by the coding sequence GTGATTACCTCTGCCCTGCCCACGTCGCGCGCCAAGAGCTACGAACCGGCAGCGCCCGACGACTCGATCACCGCATGGGCGTTGGCCGCCCGAGGCGGTGACGCGCACGCGGTCGAGCAGTTCGTGGGCGCCCTGCACCGGGACGTCCGGCGCTATGTCGCCCACCTCTGCGGCGATCCGCAGGCGGCGGACGATCTCGCGCAGGACACCTTCGTGCGGGCCCTCAGCAGCCTGCACCGGTTCGAGGGGCGTTCCTCGGCGCGGGCGTGGCTGCTGTCCATCGCCCGCCGAGCGGTGATCGACAGCTACCGGTACGCCGCCGCCCGCCCGCGCCTGACCGACGTACCGGACTGGCAGTTGGCGATCGAACTGACCCAGCCGTGCGACCTGCCCGGCTTCGACGACGGCATAGCACTGCTGGATCTGCTGGCGTCGCTGCCCGAGGACCGTCGGGAAGCGTTCACCCTCACGCAGCTGCTCGGCCTGCCTTATGCGGAGGCCGCCGAGGTGAGCAACTGCCCGATCGGCACGGTCCGCTCCCGCGTGGCCCGCGCCCGCGCAACGCTGATGGACCTGTTGGACGATGGGGGCACCTCCCACGCCGTCAAGGCAGTGGGGGAGGACCAGCCCGCCGCGCTGGCGGCCTGA
- a CDS encoding aminotransferase class I/II-fold pyridoxal phosphate-dependent enzyme — protein MEDIATSTAAGSSDWLNLSIGNPSPIDEVVDAWRELTITAATEDFASVSCRYGPSRGMPTLVDAIVDDFNTRYGWDITADNVVVGPGSQMLCFIAAALFTGSAGTEPPQRLILPMTPDYAGYQGLSLDREGVVGIAPRVQVTGDRSFHYGFDFDALERCPKAGMFLLSSPSNPTGRSIDDGELARLLGVARERDAPLVVDHAYGAPFPRIAASRLTPQWDEHLINCFTLSKAGLPAERIGFAIGPARYIRPMVSFMANSALHAPQLMQLVAARSLTTRLLDKLASEVIAPFYQARRLAVERLLADLLPDSVNWRLHAGKGGMFCWLWIDEDWFDDMALYGLMKTKKVFIVPGRHFFVHPPTGTTPGGHDTQCFRISLSADEDTIGEGIARIAEGLTHLRRADHA, from the coding sequence ATGGAGGACATCGCGACCTCGACCGCCGCGGGCTCTTCCGACTGGCTGAACCTCAGCATCGGCAACCCCTCTCCCATCGACGAGGTGGTGGACGCCTGGAGAGAGCTGACCATAACGGCCGCCACGGAGGACTTCGCCTCGGTGAGCTGCCGGTACGGGCCGTCGCGAGGTATGCCGACGCTGGTCGACGCGATCGTCGACGACTTCAACACCCGTTACGGGTGGGACATCACCGCGGACAACGTGGTGGTGGGGCCGGGCAGCCAGATGCTCTGCTTCATCGCGGCGGCCCTGTTCACGGGCTCGGCCGGCACGGAACCGCCCCAGCGCCTCATACTGCCCATGACTCCGGACTACGCCGGTTACCAGGGGCTCTCGCTGGACCGCGAGGGCGTGGTCGGAATCGCCCCCAGAGTCCAGGTGACGGGTGACCGGTCGTTCCACTACGGCTTCGACTTCGACGCCCTGGAGCGGTGCCCCAAAGCAGGCATGTTCCTGCTGTCCAGCCCGAGCAACCCGACCGGCCGCAGCATCGACGACGGCGAACTCGCCCGTCTGCTCGGCGTTGCGCGAGAGCGCGATGCGCCCCTGGTCGTGGATCACGCTTACGGGGCGCCCTTCCCGCGTATCGCCGCCTCACGCCTGACACCGCAGTGGGACGAGCACCTGATCAACTGCTTCACCTTATCCAAGGCCGGCCTCCCGGCAGAACGGATCGGTTTTGCCATCGGACCGGCCCGGTATATCCGGCCCATGGTGTCGTTCATGGCCAACTCCGCTCTGCACGCACCCCAACTGATGCAGCTAGTGGCGGCCCGGTCACTGACCACCAGGCTCCTGGACAAGCTCGCCTCCGAGGTGATCGCCCCCTTCTATCAGGCGCGACGCCTGGCCGTGGAGCGCCTGCTGGCCGATCTGTTGCCCGATTCGGTCAACTGGCGGCTGCACGCGGGCAAGGGCGGCATGTTCTGCTGGCTATGGATCGACGAGGACTGGTTCGACGACATGGCCCTGTACGGGCTGATGAAGACGAAGAAGGTGTTCATCGTCCCCGGACGCCACTTCTTCGTGCATCCGCCGACCGGCACGACCCCGGGCGGCCACGACACACAGTGCTTCCGCATCAGCCTCAGCGCCGACGAAGACACCATCGGCGAGGGCATCGCACGGATAGCCGAGGGCCTGACGCATCTGCGCCGCGCGGACCACGCATGA
- a CDS encoding condensation domain-containing protein: MTAPLALSSAQTGVWMAQQLDPDDRSFNIGEYCDIEGPVDPVLFEAALREVVATTPALRARFDIGDEGLCQYVDDFVDVPLHHIDVSGEPDALAAAERWMRRDLAKEYDLAKGPLFTWALFTLGAGRTLWYRAAHHIVVDGFGLSLIASHVADVYTSLVTGRPRRPRPPGTLEQVIEADTAYQDSEEYADDRRFWLSRLADQTEVASLTDWRPPRGRAALRVSGHLPPSDVEVLRAAARRLEVTLPEVIIAAVAVQLYRATGVRELVVGLPVTGRTEPLMRRVPAMLTNVVPLRYALSSGLDFAAVVEQTSHRLEEAIEHQRYPQEHLAREIPGLPKGRRQFGPDVNIMSFPYRGDYAGHSAVVHSLSPGPVEDLSINVYDRLRGQGLEICFYGNTELYGHDQLAGHLSDFLSLLRSVDGLRLT, from the coding sequence ATGACCGCACCGCTGGCGTTGTCCTCGGCCCAGACCGGCGTCTGGATGGCGCAACAACTCGATCCGGACGACAGATCCTTCAACATCGGGGAGTACTGCGACATCGAGGGCCCGGTGGACCCGGTCCTTTTCGAGGCGGCGCTGCGCGAAGTCGTCGCCACCACCCCTGCCCTGCGGGCGCGGTTCGACATCGGGGACGAGGGACTGTGCCAATACGTGGACGACTTCGTCGACGTGCCTCTGCACCATATCGACGTCAGCGGTGAGCCGGATGCCCTGGCCGCCGCGGAGCGCTGGATGCGGCGGGACCTGGCGAAGGAGTACGACCTCGCCAAGGGCCCGCTCTTCACCTGGGCGTTGTTCACCCTGGGCGCTGGACGCACGCTGTGGTACCGCGCCGCCCACCACATCGTCGTGGACGGCTTCGGGCTGTCCTTGATCGCCTCCCATGTCGCCGACGTCTACACCTCCCTGGTGACCGGACGCCCCCGCCGGCCGCGGCCGCCGGGCACCCTCGAGCAGGTCATCGAGGCGGACACCGCGTACCAGGATTCCGAGGAGTACGCGGACGACCGCCGATTCTGGCTGTCACGGCTGGCCGACCAGACCGAGGTGGCGAGCCTCACCGACTGGCGCCCGCCCCGCGGCCGCGCCGCCCTCCGAGTGAGTGGCCACCTCCCGCCCTCCGACGTCGAGGTGCTGCGTGCTGCGGCCCGCCGGCTCGAGGTGACCCTGCCGGAGGTCATCATCGCCGCGGTCGCCGTACAGCTGTATCGCGCCACGGGTGTCCGCGAGCTGGTCGTCGGCCTGCCGGTAACCGGGCGCACGGAACCCCTGATGCGCCGGGTGCCGGCGATGCTGACCAATGTGGTGCCGCTGCGTTACGCCTTGAGTTCGGGACTGGACTTCGCGGCTGTCGTGGAACAGACCTCGCACCGCCTGGAAGAGGCGATCGAGCATCAGCGCTATCCGCAGGAACACCTGGCGCGTGAGATCCCGGGACTGCCCAAGGGACGACGGCAGTTCGGCCCCGACGTCAACATCATGTCCTTTCCATACCGGGGGGACTACGCCGGGCACTCTGCTGTCGTGCACTCCCTGAGCCCCGGCCCGGTGGAAGATCTGTCGATCAATGTGTACGACCGGTTGCGCGGCCAAGGGCTGGAGATCTGCTTCTACGGCAACACCGAGCTCTACGGGCATGACCAGCTGGCCGGACACCTGAGCGACTTCCTGTCCCTGCTCCGCTCCGTCGACGGACTGCGGCTGACCTGA
- a CDS encoding acyl carrier protein translates to MKDSETFEAVKLFIEERVLKGQGEVDADTPLLEWGILDSLSVARLGGFIERRFDVVLPGGSDIGEKFHSLSSVCEFIAELRARDTVEG, encoded by the coding sequence GTGAAGGATAGTGAGACGTTTGAGGCTGTCAAGCTATTCATTGAAGAGAGGGTGCTGAAAGGGCAGGGGGAAGTGGATGCGGACACCCCGCTGCTGGAATGGGGAATTCTGGACTCGCTCTCCGTGGCCAGGCTCGGCGGTTTTATCGAGAGGCGTTTCGATGTGGTCCTGCCCGGTGGCAGTGACATCGGCGAAAAATTTCACAGCTTGTCCAGTGTATGCGAGTTCATTGCCGAGCTGCGCGCCCGGGATACAGTGGAAGGCTGA
- a CDS encoding amino acid adenylation domain-containing protein produces the protein MLHQLVRDAARQTPDAVAVVGPEGEATYGQLDAWADELARELADRGVRAGDRVGIWLDKSVAAIAVMQATLRLGAAYVPLDPQAPPRRIAKLVSDFAPAAMVTRPERRELLAEFGTETVTLCAWPDGTPWQELATLRTAPPGRRVPEPEVTDDDLAFILYTSGSTGEPKGVCHSHSSAWAFVSWAAKAQKAQADDRYANHAPFHFDLSVNDIYVPFTVGASVHLVPQETSYSPKGLVKFLLEQAITVWYSVPAALILMMRHGGLLSTEIPALRFLLFAGEEFPITPLRQLREHLPHIQFMNLYGPAETIISTGYTVDEIPADRILPVPIGTAWCGNTVTALRSDGQPARAGEEGEIVVSGPSVMLGYWGRPQVTDRTYATGDIALVLEDGNLQFVGRRDAMVKVRGNRIELSEIEAVLQSHEGIADSAAVVVGSGIDAHIVAYIVLAQGHDPSLIALKRHCAQHLPRHSIIDTVHRLPSLPRNANGKVDRRALAARAADEERSADGADAP, from the coding sequence ATGCTGCACCAACTTGTTCGGGACGCAGCCCGACAAACACCCGATGCCGTGGCCGTGGTCGGGCCGGAGGGTGAGGCGACGTATGGACAATTAGACGCCTGGGCCGACGAGCTTGCGCGTGAACTCGCGGACCGCGGCGTACGCGCCGGCGACCGAGTCGGTATCTGGCTCGATAAATCCGTGGCGGCCATCGCGGTCATGCAGGCCACGCTGCGCCTGGGAGCCGCCTACGTTCCGCTCGACCCGCAGGCGCCACCCCGACGGATAGCGAAACTGGTCTCGGACTTCGCTCCCGCGGCGATGGTGACCCGGCCCGAGCGCAGGGAATTGCTCGCCGAGTTCGGTACGGAAACCGTCACACTGTGCGCCTGGCCCGACGGCACCCCCTGGCAGGAGCTTGCCACCCTCCGGACCGCCCCACCCGGCCGGCGGGTGCCGGAACCCGAGGTCACCGACGACGACCTTGCCTTCATCCTCTACACCTCCGGTTCGACCGGCGAGCCCAAGGGCGTGTGCCACAGCCACAGCAGCGCGTGGGCCTTTGTCTCATGGGCCGCCAAGGCACAGAAGGCGCAGGCCGACGACCGCTACGCCAATCACGCACCTTTTCACTTCGACCTGTCGGTGAACGATATCTACGTGCCGTTCACGGTAGGCGCCTCGGTGCACCTCGTTCCGCAGGAGACCTCGTATTCCCCCAAAGGGCTGGTCAAGTTTCTCCTGGAGCAGGCGATCACCGTCTGGTACTCGGTGCCGGCCGCGCTGATTCTGATGATGCGACACGGCGGACTGCTGAGCACCGAGATACCTGCATTGCGCTTTCTGCTGTTCGCCGGCGAGGAGTTCCCGATCACCCCGCTCCGACAACTCCGTGAACACCTTCCGCATATTCAGTTCATGAATCTCTATGGACCGGCCGAGACAATTATCAGCACCGGTTACACGGTCGACGAGATTCCAGCCGACCGTATTCTCCCCGTGCCCATCGGCACCGCCTGGTGCGGTAACACCGTCACCGCACTCCGCTCTGACGGGCAGCCGGCCCGAGCGGGCGAGGAGGGCGAAATCGTCGTCAGCGGACCGAGCGTCATGCTCGGCTACTGGGGGCGCCCGCAGGTGACCGACCGCACCTATGCGACCGGCGATATCGCCCTCGTACTGGAAGATGGCAACCTCCAGTTCGTCGGCCGGCGGGACGCCATGGTGAAGGTCCGTGGGAACCGCATCGAACTCAGCGAGATCGAGGCGGTTCTGCAGAGCCATGAGGGAATCGCCGATTCCGCCGCCGTGGTGGTGGGCAGTGGAATCGACGCCCATATTGTGGCGTACATCGTGCTCGCGCAAGGTCATGATCCGTCACTCATCGCTCTCAAACGGCACTGCGCCCAGCATCTCCCCCGGCATTCGATCATCGACACGGTGCACCGGCTGCCGTCCTTGCCGCGCAACGCCAACGGGAAGGTCGACCGGCGAGCGCTCGCCGCTCGGGCGGCCGACGAGGAACGGTCGGCGGACGGGGCGGACGCGCCGTAG
- a CDS encoding TauD/TfdA family dioxygenase — translation MTHPSEPAALEETAAPLGRAAELDLELAPGKPPILRVVESVAPGHLPEWIGERADALEAALLQHGAVLIRGLGVRDAVALGGVGERLSGTVVPEREAFARRRPLGGPVVSSLEWPPDQPMCMHHELSYGLEFPQLLTIGCFTAPARGGITGLADAQAVLAHLPEPLVTRFTEQGWSLVRAYNDLVGVSWQEALGVADRAAAEAYCRANGTDFAWQPDGGLHTTQRRSAVIRHPRTGDRVWFNQIAFLNEWTMEPAVREYLVMQFGERGLPFNTRYGDGSPIDAETVRIINDVYEASTLREPWQVGDVLLVDNVRMAHSREPYGGQREVGMVLGAPVRLADCSPTHRPAVAS, via the coding sequence ATGACGCATCCGTCCGAGCCGGCGGCTCTCGAGGAGACCGCGGCACCCTTGGGCCGAGCCGCGGAGCTCGACCTCGAACTGGCCCCGGGCAAACCCCCGATCCTGCGGGTCGTGGAGTCCGTCGCACCCGGCCATCTCCCGGAGTGGATCGGCGAGCGCGCGGACGCCCTGGAAGCCGCCCTGCTGCAGCATGGCGCCGTGCTGATCCGCGGCCTGGGAGTGCGGGACGCCGTCGCCCTCGGCGGGGTCGGCGAGCGGCTCTCCGGTACAGTCGTGCCCGAGCGGGAGGCGTTCGCCCGGCGCCGTCCGCTCGGCGGACCGGTGGTCTCGTCCCTGGAGTGGCCGCCCGACCAGCCAATGTGTATGCACCACGAGCTCAGCTACGGGCTGGAGTTCCCCCAGCTGCTCACCATCGGCTGCTTCACTGCGCCGGCCCGTGGCGGCATCACCGGACTCGCCGACGCGCAGGCCGTCCTCGCCCATTTGCCGGAGCCGCTCGTCACCCGATTCACCGAGCAGGGCTGGTCGCTGGTCCGCGCGTACAACGATCTGGTGGGGGTGAGCTGGCAGGAGGCGCTCGGCGTCGCCGACCGCGCCGCGGCGGAGGCCTACTGCCGGGCCAACGGCACCGACTTCGCCTGGCAGCCCGACGGCGGACTGCACACCACCCAGCGCCGTTCGGCCGTGATCCGGCATCCCCGGACCGGCGACCGAGTGTGGTTCAACCAGATCGCGTTCCTCAACGAATGGACGATGGAACCGGCGGTCAGGGAGTACCTCGTGATGCAGTTCGGCGAGCGCGGGCTGCCGTTCAACACCCGCTACGGCGACGGCTCGCCCATCGACGCGGAGACCGTACGGATCATCAACGACGTCTACGAAGCGTCGACCCTGCGGGAGCCCTGGCAGGTTGGGGACGTCCTGCTGGTCGACAACGTTCGCATGGCGCACAGCCGCGAACCGTACGGCGGACAGCGCGAGGTGGGCATGGTCCTGGGCGCCCCTGTACGGCTCGCCGACTGTTCACCCACTCATCGGCCCGCCGTGGCGTCCTGA